One Artemia franciscana chromosome 6, ASM3288406v1, whole genome shotgun sequence DNA window includes the following coding sequences:
- the LOC136028324 gene encoding heme-binding protein 2-like, with translation MRSFFALLLLVAFVSAAVETPTYEVIQTGEDYEVRRYDPKKWVATSLDAFGFEEIRGDLFNTLFSYIDGGNEEGIVIPMTAPVTTLVLPGEGPNCKQTFTCAFYIPDDLQANPPIPTNPAVFIEERPEFELYSRQFSGYAYEADYISEGYALYQSLERDNVTDAQYAPWYIVGYNSPFDFVDRRNEVWFSRVAATKKN, from the exons atgaGAAGCTTTTTTGCACTATTA ttGCTTGTTGCCTTCGTGTCAGCAGCAGTTGAGACTCCGACATATGAAGTCATACAAACGGGCGAG GATTACGAAGTAAGACGCTACGATCCAAAGAAATGGGTTGCCACATCTCTGGATGCTTTTGGCTTTGAAGAAATTAGAGGTGACCTATTCAACACCCTTTTCAGTTATATTGATGGCGGCAATGAAGAAG GCATTGTAATTCCAATGACAGCCCCAGTCACGACCCTTGTACTACCCGGAGAAGGACCAAATTGCAAACAAACCTTTACATGTGCATTTTATATACCAGATGATTTACAGGCCAATCCACCTATTCCAACAAACCCTGCTGTATTTATTGAAGAACGGCCAGAATTTGAACTTTATTCAAG GCAATTCTCCGGCTATGCATATGAAGCTGATTACATATCAGAAGGTTATGCTCTTTATCAGTCACTAGAAAGAGACAACGTCACTGATGCCCAGTATGCTCCGTGGTACATAGTTGGCTATAACTCCCCCTTTGACTTTGTTGATAGAAGGAATGAAGTTTGGTTTTCCCGAGTAGCAGCTACTAAGAAAAATTAG